The nucleotide window CGTTTACAGTCTCTTAAAAAGCAGGCCTCGGCCTGCTTTTTTTATAACTGAAATATGCCTGCGGCTACTGCGTCAGTTGCAGCTTATCCAGCCCGTAACGGATATCTAATAACCGGCCAATGGCCGTGCCACCCACTGCCAGGTGATAGGCATACTGCATATGCAGGCAGCGGACCTTTTCCCAGTGACGAATACCACCAATACCATAACTATCAAACAGTTCACTGAAGCCCAGCGCTGCAATCCGCTGCCGGTCGCTCTCCGCCATCATCTGCCAGCGCAGATCCACATAGCGCTGTTGATCCGCCAGATGGGCTGCGCGTAGCTCACCGTCGGTTTCAATCTGTTGCTCGATCCGCTTCACCTCGCCCCCGGTTTCGATCTCAGCTATCGCCTGATAAAGGTCTTTAGAACTCAGCCA belongs to Amphritea atlantica and includes:
- a CDS encoding DUF501 domain-containing protein, which encodes MSISEQQLQLIEQQLGRTPRGLVAIAWQNAQGIPAVLQMRSLVDDQPFPTLYWLSSKDLYQAIAEIETGGEVKRIEQQIETDGELRAAHLADQQRYVDLRWQMMAESDRQRIAALGFSELFDSYGIGGIRHWEKVRCLHMQYAYHLAVGGTAIGRLLDIRYGLDKLQLTQ